In Quercus robur chromosome 10, dhQueRobu3.1, whole genome shotgun sequence, a genomic segment contains:
- the LOC126704376 gene encoding uncharacterized protein LOC126704376, which produces MTHDKVSAGNAENVKDDLNGLDKAVSAVLGQRTIERNQCCVTSATGIKEEVKAPENLSKRVSNLSLTGADKKLEKYLLEKLDSYESAVGDSNVKGVSRIEVFPPAFQAIPRNPIVLDLAYNFIEFPSLESRMKKEKKGFLRLW; this is translated from the exons ATGACTCATGATAAG GTCAGTGCAGGGAATGCCGAAAATGTGAAAGATGACTTAAATGGTCTTGACAAAGCCGTTAGTGCTGTTTTAGGACAAAGAACCATTGAGCGCAACCA ATGTTGTGTGACGAGTGCAACAGGGATCAAGGAGGAGGTGAAGGCTCCAGAGAATCTCTCAAAAAGAGTCTCTAATTTGTCGTTAACAGGAGCCGACAAGAAG TTGGAGAAATACCTTCTCGAGAAACTCGACAGCTACGAGTCTGCAGTCGGTGATTCAAATGTCAAGGGTGTTTCGCGCATTGAAGTTTTCCCTCCTGCATTTCAAGCAATCCCTCGGAATCCTATTGTTCTAGACCTTGCCTATAATTTTATTGAGTTCCCATCTCTTGAAAGTAGgatgaagaaagagaagaagggCTTCCTAAGGCTATGGTGA